A single window of Flagellimonas maritima DNA harbors:
- a CDS encoding glycogen/starch synthase: protein MNGKKILFVSSELVPYLPENQVSLMSYETPRMVNSNGGQIRIFMPRYGNINERRHQLHEVIRLSGMNLVINDMDMPLIIKVASIPKERIQVYFIDNEEYFKRKATFTDANGNLFSDNDERAIFFAKGVVETVKKLNWSPDIIHVHGWMASLLPLYLRNYYADEPLFADSKIVTSVYDKGYEGELDGEMKKKIAFDGISEESIASLSTPDYNNLLKVAVDYSDAIILASEEVSDELKNHIESLSKPVLPYVSLQEAEEAYTNFYNTEVLK, encoded by the coding sequence ATGAATGGTAAAAAGATATTGTTTGTATCTTCTGAACTAGTACCCTACCTCCCAGAGAATCAAGTTTCCCTAATGTCCTATGAAACCCCAAGAATGGTCAACAGCAATGGGGGACAGATACGTATTTTCATGCCTAGATATGGAAATATCAATGAAAGAAGGCATCAATTGCACGAGGTAATTCGCCTTTCGGGGATGAATTTGGTCATCAATGATATGGATATGCCTTTGATCATAAAAGTTGCATCAATCCCAAAAGAACGTATTCAAGTATATTTTATAGATAACGAAGAATACTTCAAAAGAAAAGCGACATTCACTGACGCTAACGGAAATTTGTTTTCAGATAATGACGAACGCGCCATTTTCTTTGCGAAAGGAGTTGTGGAGACAGTTAAAAAATTGAATTGGTCTCCTGATATCATTCACGTGCATGGTTGGATGGCATCCTTGCTACCTTTATACTTAAGAAACTATTATGCAGATGAACCTTTGTTCGCTGATAGTAAAATTGTGACTTCGGTTTACGATAAAGGTTATGAGGGCGAGCTGGATGGTGAAATGAAGAAGAAAATTGCTTTTGATGGCATTTCAGAAGAAAGTATAGCCTCGTTGTCAACTCCTGACTATAATAATTTGTTAAAAGTTGCAGTAGATTATTCCGATGCGATTATTTTAGCCTCGGAAGAGGTCTCGGATGAGTTAAAAAATCATATTGAAAGTCTTTCCAAGCCAGTACTGCCTTACGTATCGCTGCAAGAAGCGGAGGAGGCATACACAAATTTCTATAATACGGAAGTTTTAAAATAA
- the panC gene encoding pantoate--beta-alanine ligase: protein MHVFDHKGELRSYIKEKKDGKNIIGLVPTMGALHQGHVSLIKQALFQNDLVVVSIFVNPTQFNKKADLEKYPRNLQGDLIILEHQSDNIIVFTPTVDEIYGESIVSNTYQFDGLDKVMEGEFREGHFEGVATIVELLLLTISPDRAYFGEKDFQQLQIIKKIVESKNMPIEIVGCPIEREPHGLAMSSRNERLSKEVRIEAGLLYKVLLSAKRKFGTESADEITDWVKSQFKKNTLLDLEYFQIADEATLTPILKVQPKKKYRAFIAVYADDVRLIDNLRLN from the coding sequence ATGCACGTATTTGACCACAAAGGGGAACTTAGATCTTACATAAAAGAAAAGAAGGACGGCAAAAATATTATTGGTTTGGTTCCAACCATGGGAGCGTTGCACCAAGGTCATGTTTCCTTAATAAAGCAAGCGCTTTTCCAGAACGATTTGGTTGTGGTAAGTATATTTGTTAATCCTACACAGTTCAACAAAAAAGCTGATCTGGAAAAATATCCCAGAAATTTACAAGGGGATTTGATCATTTTGGAACACCAATCGGACAATATTATTGTTTTTACTCCCACCGTCGATGAAATCTATGGTGAAAGTATTGTTTCAAACACTTATCAGTTCGATGGGTTGGACAAAGTTATGGAAGGTGAGTTTAGGGAAGGACATTTTGAAGGTGTTGCAACTATTGTTGAGTTGCTGTTGTTAACAATTTCACCGGACAGGGCGTATTTTGGAGAAAAAGACTTTCAACAGCTCCAGATCATCAAAAAGATAGTTGAATCCAAGAACATGCCCATTGAAATAGTTGGTTGCCCAATCGAGCGTGAGCCACATGGGCTTGCCATGAGTTCGCGCAACGAAAGACTATCAAAAGAAGTAAGGATAGAGGCAGGTTTACTATACAAAGTATTGTTATCTGCCAAGAGAAAATTTGGCACAGAAAGTGCAGATGAAATTACAGATTGGGTGAAGTCCCAGTTCAAAAAAAATACTTTATTGGATTTAGAGTATTTTCAGATTGCAGATGAAGCTACTTTGACCCCAATCCTTAAAGTACAACCTAAAAAAAAATATAGGGCATTCATTGCCGTTTATGCGGATGATGTTCGTTTAATAGACAATCTAAGATTGAATTAA
- the panD gene encoding aspartate 1-decarboxylase, with translation MQIEVVKSKIHRVKVTGADLNYIGSITIDEDLMDAANVIKGEKVQIVNNNNGERLETYAIPGPRGSGELTLNGAAARKVAVGDILILITYARMDIEEAKSFNPALVFPNEETNLLK, from the coding sequence ATGCAAATAGAAGTTGTAAAATCCAAAATCCATAGAGTAAAGGTTACCGGTGCTGATTTAAATTATATTGGCAGCATTACTATCGATGAAGATTTGATGGATGCGGCCAATGTCATCAAAGGTGAAAAAGTCCAAATTGTAAACAACAATAATGGTGAGCGATTGGAAACTTATGCAATACCCGGGCCAAGGGGTTCCGGTGAACTAACGCTTAATGGCGCGGCAGCCCGCAAGGTGGCTGTTGGCGATATCCTTATTTTAATAACTTACGCAAGAATGGATATTGAAGAGGCAAAATCATTCAATCCCGCTTTAGTTTTCCCCAACGAAGAAACCAATCTCCTAAAATAG
- a CDS encoding lysylphosphatidylglycerol synthase transmembrane domain-containing protein: MSRSLKKFLKIAVPILIGAGLVFYSFSSTSPEDRTKILESIQNADLKWVFLSILIGILSHISRAVRWNYLLSPLGYKPRLINNVLIILTSYFANTLVLRSGEFLRATALTTYESVPFEKGFGTIVTERIIDVIMLMLIIVTALLFQTDVILGILQEKGIGLVGSLALLVTGILGLLIAIRIIKKSTSNFAVKVKNFLSGLLEGVLSIFKMKNKWAFIFHTFFIWICYIAMFWVIKFTVPETTNLPLGAFLVAFVAGAFAMAATNGGLGLFPIVVTAALSVYGVSKTSGDAYGWIMWTAQTLMVVIFGTISFIVLPLLNRNR, from the coding sequence TTGAGCCGCTCACTCAAGAAATTCCTTAAAATAGCTGTGCCCATACTTATAGGGGCAGGTTTGGTTTTTTATTCTTTTTCTTCAACCTCTCCGGAAGATAGAACTAAAATTCTCGAGTCTATTCAAAATGCGGATTTAAAATGGGTTTTTTTATCAATATTAATTGGTATCCTAAGCCATATATCAAGAGCGGTTCGCTGGAACTATCTTTTAAGTCCTTTAGGGTATAAGCCTAGGTTGATTAACAACGTTCTTATAATTCTTACAAGCTATTTTGCCAATACCTTGGTGCTAAGGTCTGGAGAATTTTTAAGAGCTACCGCATTGACCACTTATGAAAGCGTTCCTTTTGAAAAAGGCTTTGGAACCATTGTTACAGAACGGATTATCGATGTCATCATGCTTATGCTGATTATAGTTACCGCGCTGCTATTTCAGACAGACGTAATCTTGGGGATTCTTCAGGAAAAGGGAATAGGTTTGGTAGGCTCACTGGCGCTCTTGGTTACAGGTATTCTTGGACTTTTGATAGCTATTCGCATTATCAAAAAATCAACTTCCAACTTTGCAGTTAAAGTCAAGAACTTTCTTAGCGGACTTTTGGAAGGCGTTCTAAGCATCTTCAAGATGAAGAACAAATGGGCTTTCATTTTTCACACTTTTTTTATTTGGATTTGTTATATCGCTATGTTCTGGGTCATTAAGTTCACGGTGCCCGAAACCACAAATCTTCCATTAGGTGCTTTTTTGGTTGCATTTGTAGCTGGTGCATTTGCAATGGCGGCCACCAATGGAGGTTTGGGACTTTTTCCTATCGTAGTAACCGCAGCTTTATCGGTCTATGGCGTTAGCAAGACCTCTGGCGATGCTTACGGTTGGATCATGTGGACCGCCCAAACATTGATGGTCGTCATTTTTGGTACAATATCCTTTATTGTATTACCGTTATTAAATAGAAACAGGTAA
- a CDS encoding alpha/beta hydrolase: protein MKRCLFLLIGLLCFNLGAQVKKEIFESFKLQERRNVSYYFPEDYSEEKKYPLILVLDAEYLFDQVVAISKFNSQFQGMPQTIIVGIDQLEDEQRWEDCAFDEASGLPSEKGKLFFEFLGMEIIPYLDTQYSTAPFKMIIGYDVTANFINYWLFKERSLFNSYVGISPLLAPEMESRIPERLSTMDKHIFYTIIAAGNRDKITNNLLQLDRGIKSLAKENIHYALDEYADANEISVITYGLGKAWERTFKMFKPISPKEYKTEILTSDEPVFKYLEDRYNMIEELFGFQKPVELNDIMAIYAASLKKDDVESLKPLAELCKKQFPDTMLGFYIEGEYYEELGEPKKAFKTFEKAFQMKEIDFLTKDMALEKIDALKADFGY from the coding sequence ATGAAAAGATGTCTATTTTTATTAATAGGCCTACTGTGTTTTAATCTTGGCGCACAGGTAAAAAAAGAGATTTTTGAATCGTTCAAACTCCAGGAAAGAAGAAACGTTTCCTATTATTTTCCAGAAGATTATTCCGAAGAAAAAAAGTATCCCTTGATTTTGGTATTGGATGCCGAATATCTTTTTGACCAAGTAGTGGCCATTTCAAAATTCAACAGTCAATTCCAAGGAATGCCACAGACCATAATTGTTGGCATAGACCAGCTGGAAGATGAACAGCGTTGGGAAGACTGTGCCTTCGATGAAGCAAGTGGTCTGCCTTCAGAAAAAGGAAAACTTTTCTTTGAGTTTTTGGGCATGGAAATCATCCCTTATTTAGATACACAGTACAGCACGGCACCGTTCAAAATGATTATAGGGTATGATGTTACGGCAAACTTTATAAACTATTGGCTTTTTAAGGAGCGTTCACTTTTTAATTCCTATGTGGGCATTTCCCCCCTTTTGGCCCCAGAAATGGAAAGCAGGATTCCAGAGCGTTTATCTACAATGGACAAGCATATTTTCTATACTATTATAGCAGCGGGCAATAGGGATAAAATCACCAATAACCTTCTACAATTGGACAGGGGAATTAAAAGTTTGGCCAAAGAAAACATCCATTACGCTTTGGATGAATATGCTGATGCGAACGAAATTTCCGTTATCACCTACGGTCTGGGAAAGGCTTGGGAAAGAACCTTTAAAATGTTCAAACCCATCAGTCCAAAAGAATATAAGACGGAGATATTGACTTCCGACGAACCGGTCTTTAAATATTTGGAAGATAGATATAACATGATCGAAGAACTGTTCGGTTTTCAAAAACCTGTGGAACTTAATGACATTATGGCCATCTATGCCGCCAGTTTAAAAAAGGACGATGTTGAATCGCTTAAACCGTTGGCTGAACTTTGCAAAAAACAATTTCCTGATACCATGTTGGGCTTTTATATTGAAGGAGAATATTATGAAGAGTTGGGAGAACCCAAAAAAGCGTTCAAAACATTTGAAAAAGCTTTTCAGATGAAAGAAATAGACTTTTTGACCAAGGATATGGCCCTTGAAAAAATAGATGCCCTCAAAGCGGATTTTGGATATTAA
- the radA gene encoding DNA repair protein RadA: MAKTKTAFFCQNCGAQYPKWTGQCSSCKQWNTIVEEVVQKEDKKGWKNTTSSAKKAPKPLKISEITNEREIRMDTRDQEFNRVLGGGIVPGSLILLGGEPGIGKSTLLLQIALKLPYKTLYVSGEESQKQIKMRADRIHPDSESCYILTETKTQNIFQQIGALEPDLVVIDSIQTLHTDYIESAAGSISQIRECTAELIKFAKESNTPVVLVGHITKDGTIAGPKILEHMVDTVLQFEGDRNYVYRILRSLKNRFGSTAELGIYEMQGSGLREVNNPSEVLISKNEEDLSGTAIAATVEGMRPLLIEIQALVSTAVYGTPQRSATGFNAKRLNMLLAVLEKRAGFKLGAKDVFLNITGGISVDDPAIDLAVVAAILSSNADIPIEKGTCFAAEVGLAGEIRPVQRVDQRILEAEKLGFTTIYVSKSNKIGIKNTSIRLRLVSKIEDVVNVLFI; encoded by the coding sequence ATGGCAAAGACCAAGACAGCTTTTTTCTGCCAAAATTGTGGTGCACAATACCCAAAATGGACAGGGCAATGTTCTTCTTGCAAACAATGGAATACGATTGTTGAGGAAGTAGTCCAAAAAGAGGATAAAAAAGGTTGGAAAAACACTACAAGTTCTGCCAAGAAAGCTCCAAAACCTCTAAAAATATCCGAAATAACCAATGAGCGTGAAATCCGAATGGATACAAGGGACCAAGAGTTCAATAGGGTCTTGGGTGGAGGTATTGTTCCTGGCTCATTGATTTTATTGGGAGGAGAACCCGGTATTGGAAAAAGTACGTTGCTTTTGCAAATTGCTTTGAAACTTCCCTACAAAACACTCTACGTTTCCGGTGAGGAAAGTCAAAAACAGATAAAAATGCGGGCAGATCGAATTCATCCCGATAGTGAAAGTTGCTATATCCTTACCGAGACCAAAACACAAAATATTTTCCAACAAATCGGTGCTTTGGAACCGGATTTAGTGGTTATCGACTCCATACAAACTTTACATACTGATTATATTGAATCTGCTGCAGGCAGTATATCACAAATACGAGAGTGTACGGCCGAGCTAATCAAATTTGCCAAAGAAAGCAATACTCCCGTTGTTTTGGTCGGTCATATCACCAAAGATGGAACCATTGCCGGACCAAAGATTTTAGAACATATGGTGGATACCGTTCTTCAATTTGAAGGGGATAGAAATTATGTATACCGGATTCTTCGCTCTCTTAAAAACAGGTTTGGTTCTACTGCAGAATTGGGAATTTATGAAATGCAGGGAAGCGGATTGCGCGAAGTGAACAATCCATCTGAAGTACTCATTTCTAAAAATGAAGAAGATCTTAGTGGTACGGCAATTGCAGCAACCGTTGAAGGCATGCGACCATTGTTGATTGAAATTCAGGCCTTGGTAAGCACGGCAGTCTATGGAACTCCGCAACGCTCTGCAACGGGCTTTAATGCCAAACGCCTGAATATGCTTTTGGCCGTTCTTGAAAAAAGGGCAGGCTTTAAGTTGGGAGCAAAAGACGTGTTCCTAAATATTACAGGTGGAATTTCTGTTGATGATCCCGCTATTGATTTAGCTGTGGTTGCGGCCATATTGTCCAGCAATGCAGATATTCCCATAGAAAAGGGGACCTGTTTTGCCGCAGAGGTAGGACTTGCGGGAGAAATACGGCCGGTGCAGCGGGTAGATCAGCGTATTCTTGAAGCCGAAAAATTGGGATTTACTACAATCTATGTGTCCAAAAGCAATAAAATTGGTATTAAAAACACCTCCATTCGGTTACGGTTGGTATCAAAGATTGAGGATGTGGTCAATGTCCTGTTCATTTGA
- a CDS encoding aldo/keto reductase, translating into MKYTRLPHTDIKVSKICLGTMTWGRQNNEEEAHEQMDYALEEGINFFDTAELYPIPAKKELYAVTEELIGNWFKKTGNRDKVVLATKIAGRGGPAQFIRTTGFRKDAIINAVEGSLERLQTDYIDLYQLHWPERNTNYFGQRGYNAHAIDAWEDNIHQVLETLRDLVSEGKIRQVGISNESPWGTMRFLEESKVHRSLPRMLTVQNPYNLLNRLFEVGMSEVSMRENIGLLAYSPLGFGVLSGKYLDEVKPRKARITLFPNYNRYSGDNATRATEKYNQLAKDNDLSLTQMALAFVNTRPFITSNIIGATTMEQLKENIGSIDVELSDEVLKGIEEIHNDIPNPAP; encoded by the coding sequence ATGAAATACACCAGACTCCCGCATACTGACATCAAAGTGAGCAAAATCTGTTTGGGCACCATGACCTGGGGAAGACAGAACAATGAAGAAGAGGCCCATGAACAAATGGATTATGCTCTGGAGGAGGGCATCAATTTTTTTGATACGGCAGAGCTGTATCCCATCCCTGCCAAAAAAGAGCTTTACGCGGTCACCGAAGAGTTGATAGGAAACTGGTTCAAAAAAACAGGAAACAGGGATAAGGTGGTATTGGCCACTAAAATAGCGGGAAGAGGTGGTCCGGCCCAATTTATAAGAACAACAGGTTTTAGAAAAGACGCGATTATCAATGCGGTCGAGGGCAGTCTTGAAAGATTGCAAACCGATTATATTGACCTTTATCAGCTTCATTGGCCGGAACGAAACACCAATTATTTTGGACAGCGAGGATACAATGCACATGCCATTGATGCTTGGGAGGACAACATTCATCAAGTTTTGGAGACATTACGTGATTTGGTTTCCGAAGGAAAAATTAGGCAAGTTGGAATTTCCAACGAAAGTCCTTGGGGCACCATGCGTTTTTTGGAAGAAAGCAAAGTGCACAGAAGTTTGCCCAGAATGCTGACCGTTCAAAATCCATATAATCTGTTGAATAGGCTCTTTGAAGTTGGAATGTCTGAAGTTTCCATGCGTGAAAATATTGGGCTTTTGGCCTATTCCCCACTTGGTTTTGGAGTGCTGAGTGGAAAATATCTCGACGAAGTCAAACCTAGGAAGGCACGGATTACGCTTTTTCCCAATTATAACAGGTACAGTGGGGACAATGCTACACGGGCTACCGAAAAATATAACCAATTGGCCAAGGATAATGATTTGAGCCTTACACAGATGGCTTTAGCTTTTGTAAATACGAGACCTTTTATTACCAGTAACATTATAGGTGCCACGACCATGGAGCAGTTAAAGGAAAACATTGGGAGTATCGATGTTGAACTTTCCGATGAGGTTTTAAAGGGCATTGAGGAGATTCATAACGACATTCCAAATCCAGCACCTTAA
- a CDS encoding exodeoxyribonuclease III, giving the protein MKIVSYNVNGIRAALNKGFIEWLQAVDPDVVCLQEIKAMKEQVDVSLFEAAGYNFHYWFSAQKKGYSGVALLCKKKPDHVEYGTGVDYMDFEGRNIRADFEDISVMSMYLPSGTNIVRLEHKLTYMADFQKYSDVLRKERPNLIVCGDYNICHEAIDIHDPVRNKNVSGFLPVEREWIGNFIDSGFIDSFRHFNTEPDNYTWWSYRANARANNKGWRLDYGMVNETLKNRLKRSVILSDAKHSDHCPILLEIEK; this is encoded by the coding sequence ATGAAGATCGTATCCTACAATGTCAACGGAATTAGAGCGGCCTTGAACAAAGGTTTTATCGAATGGTTACAAGCTGTGGACCCGGATGTGGTCTGCCTTCAAGAGATCAAGGCCATGAAAGAACAAGTGGATGTTTCTCTTTTTGAAGCGGCCGGGTATAATTTTCATTACTGGTTCAGTGCCCAGAAGAAAGGATATAGTGGGGTGGCACTGTTATGCAAGAAAAAACCGGACCACGTAGAATATGGTACGGGGGTCGACTATATGGATTTTGAAGGGAGGAATATCCGAGCTGATTTTGAGGATATTTCCGTAATGAGTATGTACCTTCCCTCTGGTACCAATATTGTTCGGTTGGAACACAAACTAACGTATATGGCAGATTTTCAAAAATATTCCGATGTACTTAGAAAAGAGCGTCCCAATTTGATAGTTTGTGGGGACTACAATATTTGCCATGAGGCCATTGACATTCACGACCCCGTTCGGAATAAAAATGTATCCGGGTTTTTGCCCGTGGAGCGGGAATGGATAGGGAATTTTATTGATAGCGGCTTTATTGACAGTTTTAGACATTTTAATACAGAACCGGACAATTATACCTGGTGGAGCTATCGTGCCAATGCGCGAGCCAACAATAAGGGCTGGCGACTGGATTATGGTATGGTAAACGAGACCTTAAAAAATAGATTGAAAAGATCTGTTATTTTATCTGATGCCAAGCATAGCGATCATTGTCCAATTTTGTTGGAAATTGAAAAATAA